In Antechinus flavipes isolate AdamAnt ecotype Samford, QLD, Australia chromosome 3, AdamAnt_v2, whole genome shotgun sequence, a genomic segment contains:
- the LOC127556946 gene encoding zinc finger protein OZF-like, producing the protein MKETPAELSHSVIETPKKWFMGDGSCDFTWTKSCATHERIQLGERHCEYPECRKGFIKKENLIVQSRIHTGEKPYECNLCGKAFTQKGDLTAHQKIHTGEKPYECNQCGKRFIQKGTLILHQRIHTGEKPYECNQCGKRFIQKGTLILHQRIHTGEKPYECNQCGKAFRSKGNIIIHQRIHNGEKPYECNQCGKAFRRKTDLTVHQRIHTGEKPYECNQCGKAFTKKGGLTTHQRTHTEEKPYECNQCGKAFRRKTDLTVHQRIHTEEKSYECNQCGKACREKGALSTHQRIHTEEKPYECNQCGKVFTVKKSLTVHQRIHTGEKPYECNQCGKAFRRKTDLTVHQRIHTGEKPYECNKCGKAFTQKGGLTKHQRTHTEEKPYECDQCGKAFREKGTLTTHQKIPTEEKP; encoded by the coding sequence atgaaagaaactcCTGCGGAGCTAAGCCATTCTGTGATAGAAACTCCCAAGAAGTGGTTCATGGGTGATGGATCCTGTGACTTTACTTGGACAAAAAGCTGTGCGACACATGAGAGAATCCAGCTTGGAGAGAGACATTGTGAATATCCCGAATGTAgaaaaggttttataaaaaaggaaaatcttattGTACAATcgagaatccacacaggagagaaaccttatgaatgcaacctgtgtggaaaggcttttacacaaaAGGGAGATCTTACTgcacatcagaaaatccacactggagagaaaccttatgaatgtaaccagtgtggaaaacgTTTTATACAAAAAGGTACTCTTattttacatcagagaatccacactggagagaaaccttatgaatgtaaccagtgtggaaaacgTTTTATACAAAAAGGTACTCTTattttacatcagagaatccacactggagagaaaccttatgaatgtaaccagtgtggaaaggcttttagaagcaagGGAAACATTATcatacatcagagaattcacaatggagagaaaccttatgaatgtaaccagtgtggaaaggcttttagaaggaAGACagatcttactgtacatcagagaatccatactggcgagaaaccttatgaatgtaaccagtgtggaaaggcttttacaaaaaAGGGAGGTCTTACCacacatcagagaacccacactgaagagaaaccttatgaatgtaaccagtgtggaaaggcttttagaaggaAGACagatcttactgtacatcagagaatccatactgaagagaaatcttatgaatgtaaccagtgtggaaaagcCTGTAGAGAAAAGGGAGCCCTTTctacacatcagagaatccacactgaagagaaaccttatgaatgtaaccaatgtggaaaggtttttacagttaagaaaagtctcactgtacatcagagaatccacactggagagaaaccttatgaatgtaaccagtgtggaaaggcttttagaaggaAGACagatcttactgtacatcagagaatccatactggagagaaaccttatgaatgtaataagtgtggaaaggcttttacacaaaAGGGAGGTCTTACTaaacatcagagaacccacactgaagagaaaccttatgaatgtgaccagtgtggaaaggcctttagagAAAAGGGAACCCTTACTACACATCAGAAAATCCCTACTGAAGAGAAACcttga